One window of the Vigna radiata var. radiata cultivar VC1973A chromosome 1, Vradiata_ver6, whole genome shotgun sequence genome contains the following:
- the LOC106768137 gene encoding dynein light chain LC6, flagellar outer arm-like has translation MEEAEKELERRSKFLSSLIQKKKSIEQHEGLKVHVRACDMPLPLQNHAFHYARLHLESLLPGTKLDSKLLALSLKKEFDSSYGPAWHCIVGTSFGSYVTHSLGGFLYFSIDKVYILLFKTAVEPLEH, from the exons ATGGAAGAAGCAGAGAAGGAGTTAGAGAGAAGGAGCAAGTTTCTGAGCAGTTTGATACAGAAGAAGAAGTCCATAGAGCAGCATGAGGGTCTCAAGGTTCATGTCAGAGCTTGTGACATGCCTCTCCCTTTGCAGAACCACGCCTTCCATTATGCACGTCTCCATTTGGAATCTCTGCTACCTGGCACCAAACTGGACAGCAAACTCCTTGCACTTTCCCTTAAAAAg GAATTTGATTCTTCATATGGTCCAGCTTGGCACTGCATTGTGGGTACTAGCTTTGGCTCCTATGTTACACATTCTCTTGGTGGATTTTTATACTTTTCCATTGATAAGGTTTATATCCTTCTCTTCAAGACAGCTGTTGAACCATTGGAGCATTGA